A region from the Ammospiza nelsoni isolate bAmmNel1 chromosome 1, bAmmNel1.pri, whole genome shotgun sequence genome encodes:
- the LOC132070987 gene encoding endogenous retrovirus group K member 6 Gag polyprotein-like, with translation MGKLWRVINNELLQFQAEKRAAYQATAAHNCNKEYDQEREFDKESGTPLGHAMRTVSLPASPPPSASQAPSQAVSQASSQAVSPATSQAPSQAPQSALLPSAPLPPPPLTSQPPLTSQAPQGALQGALLPSLPQAMHSTSESPILLASQQPGPQTCVPFPKSDQSPGLGNDRAVMIARERRDAWAALAKDAMEKGDQELISLASELACPVIFTPQAGGGIQATISALDWKMLSQLRATASQFGFKSEPAKQMLDYIFDTSILLINDCRGIVKLIFTQHQQLLFNAHWQALVNECVAVQRQQGDPLHGVTVNELMGLGPFLRTEAQALIGQEKCREAMRLVRLAIERVKEPGGIPVYMGIKQGREESFGAFIDRAAAAIERAGVAEFMRGALLKQCAIQNCNSTTRNILNTLGANWTIEEALERMALVPTGQQALVVDAIKQLGVGLQEQAKSSQNQVLAALAPLQASAAFAASNKKGRMKCYRCGGFGHTRQECQATGIWCQKCRMDNHHTSACKRRSGNFSRSTYSRSSRAQTQVAAAEIQPPRAFNPPQQGTSNPPQQAVSNPPQPGASNPPPQGASAWTWQPQ, from the coding sequence atgggtaaattaTGGCGGGTCATTAACAACgaactgttgcagtttcaggcGGAAAAGAGGGCTGCCTATCAGGCTACTGCCGCTCACAATTGTAATAAAGAATACGATCAAGAGAGGGAGTTTGATAAAGAGTCAGGGACTCCTCTCGGCCATGCAATGAGGACGGTTTCATTACCGGCCTCGCCACCTCCCTCGGCAAGCCAGGCGCCGAGCCAGGCTGTGAGCCAGGCTTCGAGCCAGGCTGTGAGTCCGGCTACAAGCCAGGCTCCGAGCCAAGCTCCGCAGAGCGCTTTACTACCCTCCGCGCCACTTCCACCGCCTCCTTTAACGAGCCAGCCCCCCCTAACGAGCCAAGCTCCACAGGGTGCTCTGCAGGGTGCTTTATTGCCCTCTTTGCCGCAGGCTATGCATAGCACTTCTGAGTCTCCCATATTGCTTGCAtcgcagcagccagggccacaaaCGTGTGTCCCATTCCCGAAAAGTGATCAGAGCCCGGGGTTGGGAAACGATCGAGCGGTGATGATTGCACGGGAAAGACGGGATGCGTGGGCAGCTCTTGCCAAAGATGCAATGGAGAAGGGAGACCAGGAGTTGATAAGCTTAGCGAGCGAACTGGCTTGTCCGGTTATTTTCACCCCCCAGGCTGGCGGAGGTATTCAAGCGACAATTAGTGCTTTAGATTGGAAGATGTTATCTCAGTTGCGAGCTACTGCTAGccagtttggctttaaaagcgAACCAGCCAAGCAAATGCTCGACTATATTTTTGACACTAGTATTCTTCTTATTAATGATTGTCGTGGCatagttaaattaatctttacccAACATCAGCAATTGCTTTTTAACGCCCATTGGCAAGCATTAGTAAATGAATGTGTGGCAGTACAAAGACAGCAGGGTGACCCCCTCCATGGCGTTACTGTTAACGAGCTTATGGGTCTGGGACCTTTCCTTCGCACTGAGGCACAAGCTTTAATAGGTCAGGAAAAGTGCCGGGAGGCAATGAGGTTAGTCAGACTAGCAATAGAAAGAGTAAAGGAACCAGGAGGAATACCAGTATATATGGGAATTAAGCAAGGTAGAGAGGAATCATTTGGCGCTTTTATTGatagagctgctgctgcaattgaAAGGGCTGGAGTGGCAGAATTTATGCGCGGGGCCCTTCTCAAGCAGTGTGCGatccaaaattgtaattctacCACTAGAAACATACTTAATACCTTAGGAGCAAATTGGACTATAGAGGAGGCATTAGAGAGGATGGCTCTTGTGCCAACCGGGCAGCAGGCTTTAGTGGTAGACGCAATTAAACAGCTAGGAGTAGGGttgcaagaacaggcaaagtcgTCTCAGAATCAGGTTTTAGCCGCACTTGCACCTCTTCAAGCGTCAGCCGCATTTGCAGCATCAAATAAAAAGGGCCGCATGAAATGTTATCGCTGCGGAGGCTTTGGCCATACGCGCCAGGAGTGCCAGGCTACTGGAATCTGGTGCCAGAAATGCCGTATGGATAACCATCATACAAGCGCTTGTAAGCGGAGGTCAGGAAACTTCTCCCGGAGCACATATTCCCGCAGCAGCCGTgcccagacacaagttgccgcTGCAGAGATTCAACCCCCCCGCGCCTTCAACCCTCCACAGCAGGGAACCTCCAACCCTCCGCAGCAGGCAGTTTCCAACCCGCCGCAGCCGGGAGCCTCCAACCCGCCACCGCAGGGAGCCTCGGCATGGACCTGGCAGCCACAGTAG